A region from the Simiduia sp. 21SJ11W-1 genome encodes:
- the nhaD gene encoding sodium:proton antiporter NhaD, translating to MSLVIIGLALLAFVLVVFEEVIHINKAKSTLFLGTLCWLLAYILPMEGASSAAVTHQLNENLLEIATLWLFLMAAMTFVAYLNSQGFVSSLVQRMLPAELHERTLMVILGAFAFVFSSFADNVTATLVSLAVITNLKVAVRKRLKYATLVVFAVNSGGVSLITGDVTTLMIFLAGKVSVLDLLLLVVPSLCGVVVLAAMLGVRMRGRIRFDAEIKPIQRTDVIIALVFVATIFATLGLNAAYQVPPVLTFLFGLSCMFLIAQYLMRKTNRNIMHYIREIEFDTLLFFLGVLLIVGMLKEIGVLNTLTNVYDAMAPHYANYLMGLTSALIDNVPLTAALLKTDVAMSPASWLALTYATGVGGSLLVIGSAAGIIAMSKVKELNFISYLSMFGYLLVAYSVGYWMSFWVGQLFM from the coding sequence ATGAGCCTGGTGATTATTGGATTGGCGCTGCTGGCCTTTGTGCTGGTGGTGTTTGAAGAAGTTATTCATATTAACAAAGCAAAATCGACGCTGTTTCTGGGCACACTTTGCTGGTTGTTGGCCTACATCCTGCCCATGGAGGGCGCAAGCTCTGCTGCGGTAACCCACCAGCTCAACGAAAACCTGCTGGAAATCGCCACCCTTTGGCTGTTCTTAATGGCCGCCATGACCTTTGTGGCCTACCTCAATAGCCAGGGTTTTGTGTCGTCGCTGGTGCAGCGCATGCTGCCGGCGGAGTTACACGAGCGCACCCTGATGGTAATACTGGGCGCCTTTGCTTTTGTGTTTTCATCCTTTGCCGATAATGTTACCGCCACCCTTGTTTCCCTTGCGGTTATTACCAATTTGAAAGTGGCGGTGCGCAAGCGGCTGAAATACGCAACCCTGGTGGTGTTTGCGGTTAACAGTGGCGGTGTGTCGCTCATTACCGGTGATGTCACCACCTTGATGATTTTTCTTGCGGGCAAGGTTTCGGTGCTGGATTTGCTGTTGCTTGTTGTGCCGTCACTTTGTGGTGTGGTGGTGCTGGCGGCCATGCTGGGGGTGCGCATGCGCGGGCGGATCCGTTTTGATGCTGAAATCAAACCGATCCAGCGCACCGATGTAATTATTGCGCTGGTGTTTGTGGCCACCATTTTCGCAACACTCGGGCTGAATGCTGCGTATCAGGTGCCCCCGGTGCTGACCTTTTTATTTGGCTTAAGCTGCATGTTTTTGATTGCGCAATACCTGATGCGCAAAACCAACCGCAACATCATGCATTACATCCGCGAGATCGAATTCGACACCTTGTTGTTCTTCCTGGGGGTGTTGTTGATTGTGGGCATGCTTAAGGAGATTGGCGTGCTCAACACGCTGACCAACGTCTACGATGCCATGGCGCCGCACTATGCCAACTACCTGATGGGCCTGACCTCGGCATTGATCGACAATGTGCCGCTCACCGCCGCGCTGTTGAAAACCGATGTGGCTATGTCGCCTGCCAGTTGGCTTGCACTCACTTACGCTACGGGCGTTGGCGGCTCGCTGCTGGTGATCGGTTCGGCGGCGGGCATTATTGCCATGAGCAAGGTGAAAGAGCTTAATTTTATTAGCTACTTGTCTATGTTCGGCTACCTGCTGGTGGCCTATAGCGTGGGCTATTGGATGAGCTTTTGGGTGGGGCAGCTGTTTATGTAA
- a CDS encoding alpha/beta hydrolase-fold protein codes for MSIRVYFVLVVALVSAGGYLTAFADEARIIIEPSATVEKPGRLYLVLVPANQMDNSEKAVQSSEPRFYSAWPTQDVELMFAVDLPKLEGSKVISGSQFKGFPLAHFSDVSPGLYAVQAIYDTNFIDSGINSEGNYYSESKIISVEDGQSLSLTFNLNKTIPLETMPDDERFLKYIKFKSPALSAFWGRDIFLRAAILLPHSYYDEPSKRFPLFFDIGGYGARYTRAQRWHNDEAFQSYWSRDDTPQMVIVFLDGEAPYGDPYQINSANNGPYGDATWNELLPYITSKLNVVESAQGRFVSGCSTGGWVSLAVQLFYPDTFNGAWSYSADGVDFRHFQLVNVYEDDNAFVNEYGQVRPSYRAKDGEVIFSIQHEIEMENALGRGNSFATSGGQWGGWNAVYSPRDSNGKPATIWDPQTGKIDKAIAVQWSKYDLRLYTEQNWAELGPKLAGKLHIWMGDMDNFYLNNAMYVYEKMLSDRGNPKSDAKFTWLRGVGHCDFDSLEMRRATIKQMHQRFVETMQ; via the coding sequence ATGTCTATACGCGTCTACTTCGTTCTGGTGGTCGCATTGGTATCAGCTGGCGGCTATTTGACGGCTTTTGCTGATGAGGCACGAATAATAATTGAGCCCAGTGCTACTGTTGAGAAACCCGGAAGATTGTACTTGGTGCTAGTGCCAGCAAACCAAATGGATAATTCTGAAAAAGCGGTACAGTCCTCTGAGCCTCGCTTTTACAGCGCTTGGCCGACACAGGATGTTGAGCTTATGTTTGCTGTAGATTTGCCCAAACTGGAAGGTTCCAAGGTGATTTCGGGGTCGCAGTTTAAGGGGTTCCCACTTGCTCATTTCTCAGATGTATCACCAGGTTTATACGCGGTGCAGGCAATCTATGACACCAACTTCATTGACTCAGGGATTAATTCAGAAGGTAATTATTATTCTGAGTCGAAAATTATATCGGTTGAAGATGGCCAGTCATTGTCGTTGACCTTTAATCTGAATAAAACCATCCCGTTGGAAACAATGCCTGATGATGAGCGCTTCCTGAAGTACATTAAATTTAAAAGCCCGGCCTTAAGCGCGTTCTGGGGGAGGGATATTTTTCTACGAGCAGCGATATTGTTGCCGCATAGCTATTATGACGAGCCATCAAAACGATTTCCTTTGTTTTTTGATATAGGCGGCTATGGAGCACGCTACACGCGGGCGCAACGTTGGCATAACGATGAGGCGTTTCAGTCCTATTGGTCGCGAGATGATACGCCTCAGATGGTAATTGTTTTTCTCGATGGTGAGGCGCCCTATGGTGATCCTTATCAAATTAATTCGGCGAACAATGGGCCCTACGGTGATGCCACATGGAATGAGCTGTTACCTTATATTACCAGCAAGCTGAATGTTGTTGAGTCTGCTCAGGGGCGTTTTGTAAGTGGGTGTTCAACCGGTGGGTGGGTAAGCTTAGCGGTGCAACTGTTCTACCCTGATACCTTTAATGGCGCCTGGTCATATAGTGCTGATGGTGTTGATTTTCGTCATTTTCAGCTCGTAAATGTATACGAGGATGACAATGCATTTGTGAATGAGTACGGTCAAGTGCGCCCGTCATACCGTGCCAAAGATGGGGAGGTCATATTCTCCATTCAACATGAGATCGAAATGGAAAACGCGTTGGGGCGCGGGAATAGCTTCGCTACTTCGGGTGGGCAATGGGGTGGTTGGAATGCAGTATATAGTCCTCGCGACAGTAACGGTAAGCCTGCAACCATTTGGGACCCTCAAACCGGCAAGATTGACAAGGCGATAGCGGTGCAATGGTCAAAGTATGATTTGCGTCTATACACCGAACAAAACTGGGCGGAGTTAGGACCGAAGCTCGCCGGAAAATTGCATATATGGATGGGCGATATGGATAATTTTTACTTAAACAATGCCATGTACGTATACGAAAAAATGCTCAGCGATCGAGGTAATCCGAAGTCAGACGCTAAATTTACCTGGTTGCGTGGCGTCGGGCATTGTGACTTTGACTCTTTGGAAATGCGAAGAGCCACAATAAAGCAAATGCATCAACGGTTTGTCGAAACAATGCAGTGA
- a CDS encoding CDGSH iron-sulfur domain-containing protein, translating into MSQPTRAANQPYVVDVEAGKTYFWCACGLSARQPFCDGSHKASGFEPVAFKAEKSEKKFFCGCKVSQKVPFCDGSHNR; encoded by the coding sequence ATGAGCCAGCCAACCCGCGCTGCAAACCAGCCTTATGTGGTAGATGTAGAAGCTGGAAAAACCTATTTTTGGTGCGCCTGCGGCTTAAGTGCCAGGCAACCCTTTTGCGACGGCAGCCACAAGGCCTCGGGCTTTGAGCCAGTGGCCTTCAAAGCCGAAAAATCCGAAAAGAAATTCTTTTGTGGCTGCAAGGTGAGCCAGAAAGTGCCCTTTTGCGACGGCAGCCACAATCGTTAA
- a CDS encoding insulinase family protein, translated as MYARSLYMGLLALLVLVGTSGCMKPSPEAFAGTITKGKPPLDHREYEYLTLANGLRVVVISDPKTETSAAALDVAVGYMGDPAHRAGMAHFLEHMLFMGSEKYPKPGEFQTFVSQHGGGTNAFTSSANTRYFFVIQPDNFETALDRWSQFFSAPLLDPSQIDKEKDAVHAEYQLKLKTDARRVAQVEKLTANPVHPYNKFSVGNHDTLAVGENGELYAELKQFMAAHYTPENMVLAIIDTRSTAELAQLVRQHFSELPGRNSASAGVGIPDVPWLGSEDLGEKIHVKTIQEGNRLSLQFPIPNMLAEHAKRQAHYVTQLLTDKARGGLFDQLKEKGWAHELNAWENVIDQRQSVFSVALALTDEGAKHTDKITAAVFDWLRVIREQGVQEWRFEEMRKHIELALASAEPPHSMGAVLGTVEAMLKANPEDILHWPYMVGAYDPAGIQKFLGHLNPDNVRVVIAGPALAADRYDALYDVHYQVTQIGAEELARWRKAENYVAYQLPAQNRFATGEQTVKTATKVTDHPVPVMEAPGFALYHQQDTEFKVPKGRVAVFIHADVASNSLRHRALANLYSSLLRDSLQETKAAAEKSGMRLYMDSNSAGFSFGVEGYTEKQPELLQLAMAGFKNFTIDPERFEVKKAQFLQQWRDWQKNIPAQQVLNATRDAVLTRPFDRAGLIPEMEAITLKELQHYVNHFYDRINMEVMVYGNYRAEEAKQIGENLHAQFMQGKTPGKLVLGDVHALPVGETLVELDVDHTDSAIGIYYQGVDASFAERARYLLLGQLLREAFYTELRTEQQMGYAVNASSAFFGGRPEVPGLVFMIQSPKAGPQELARRIDDFVQGYSATLRAMDDKAFDQYKTALLNGLRRNDTVLMQRANRYWNDMVSGIYTFDSREQLAANLEKLSREDIVALYEQQVVNADRRLVARSFGTDHRGDAYALSLKDDSICRELPCFTTQVF; from the coding sequence ATGTACGCTCGCTCTCTATACATGGGCCTTCTCGCCCTGCTAGTGCTGGTTGGCACCTCCGGGTGCATGAAACCTTCACCCGAGGCCTTCGCTGGCACCATCACCAAGGGTAAGCCGCCCCTTGATCATCGCGAATATGAATACCTGACGCTTGCAAATGGCCTGCGCGTTGTGGTGATTTCCGACCCAAAGACGGAGACATCTGCAGCGGCACTGGATGTTGCGGTAGGTTATATGGGCGATCCGGCTCACCGGGCTGGCATGGCACACTTTCTGGAGCACATGTTGTTTATGGGTTCGGAAAAATACCCCAAACCGGGTGAGTTTCAGACGTTTGTTTCCCAACACGGTGGTGGCACAAATGCCTTTACCAGTTCGGCCAATACGCGCTATTTCTTCGTGATTCAGCCAGACAATTTTGAAACTGCCCTTGACCGCTGGTCGCAGTTTTTCAGTGCGCCCTTGCTGGACCCAAGCCAGATCGACAAAGAAAAAGACGCCGTGCACGCGGAGTACCAGCTGAAGCTGAAAACCGATGCGCGCCGCGTTGCGCAGGTTGAAAAGCTCACAGCTAACCCCGTGCACCCCTACAACAAATTTTCGGTAGGCAATCACGATACCTTGGCGGTTGGCGAAAACGGCGAACTTTACGCCGAGTTGAAGCAGTTTATGGCCGCCCACTACACGCCCGAAAACATGGTGCTGGCGATCATTGATACCCGCTCAACCGCTGAACTTGCACAGTTGGTGCGCCAGCATTTCAGTGAGCTGCCGGGGCGCAACAGCGCAAGCGCCGGCGTAGGTATTCCTGATGTACCCTGGCTTGGCAGTGAAGATCTGGGGGAAAAAATTCACGTTAAAACGATTCAGGAGGGCAACAGGTTATCGCTGCAATTCCCGATTCCCAATATGCTGGCAGAGCACGCCAAGCGCCAGGCGCACTATGTTACGCAGCTGCTGACAGATAAAGCTCGGGGAGGCTTGTTTGATCAGCTCAAGGAAAAGGGATGGGCGCACGAGCTAAACGCCTGGGAGAACGTTATTGATCAGCGTCAAAGCGTGTTTAGTGTTGCACTTGCCTTGACTGACGAAGGTGCAAAGCATACCGATAAAATCACCGCTGCGGTATTTGATTGGCTGCGGGTAATTCGCGAGCAGGGCGTGCAGGAGTGGCGCTTTGAGGAAATGCGCAAGCACATCGAGCTTGCCCTGGCGTCTGCCGAACCGCCTCACTCCATGGGTGCCGTTTTGGGGACTGTTGAGGCAATGCTGAAGGCGAACCCGGAGGACATTCTGCACTGGCCCTATATGGTTGGCGCTTATGATCCAGCGGGCATTCAAAAATTTCTAGGTCACCTGAACCCTGACAATGTGCGCGTGGTTATCGCGGGCCCGGCGCTGGCAGCCGATCGCTACGATGCGCTCTATGACGTGCACTACCAGGTAACGCAGATTGGTGCAGAGGAACTCGCACGCTGGCGCAAGGCCGAAAATTACGTGGCTTACCAGCTGCCGGCGCAAAACCGCTTTGCCACCGGTGAGCAAACTGTAAAAACAGCCACCAAGGTAACAGATCACCCGGTGCCCGTGATGGAGGCTCCGGGCTTTGCGCTGTATCACCAGCAGGATACCGAGTTCAAGGTGCCCAAGGGTCGCGTGGCGGTGTTTATTCACGCAGATGTCGCATCAAATTCATTAAGGCATCGCGCCCTGGCCAATTTATATTCCAGTTTGTTGCGCGATTCCCTTCAGGAAACCAAGGCTGCTGCCGAGAAGTCGGGTATGCGCTTGTACATGGATTCAAACAGTGCCGGTTTTTCCTTTGGTGTAGAGGGCTATACGGAAAAGCAGCCGGAGTTGTTGCAGCTTGCCATGGCGGGGTTTAAGAATTTCACAATCGACCCCGAGCGTTTCGAAGTCAAAAAGGCGCAGTTCTTACAGCAGTGGCGAGATTGGCAAAAAAATATTCCGGCCCAACAGGTGCTGAATGCTACGCGCGATGCCGTGCTAACACGCCCCTTTGATCGGGCGGGCCTGATTCCGGAAATGGAAGCCATTACCCTCAAAGAGCTGCAGCATTACGTCAACCATTTCTACGATCGCATCAACATGGAAGTGATGGTGTACGGCAACTACCGCGCCGAAGAAGCAAAGCAAATTGGCGAGAATTTGCATGCCCAGTTTATGCAAGGGAAGACACCGGGCAAACTGGTGCTTGGTGACGTGCACGCACTGCCGGTTGGGGAAACCCTGGTAGAACTGGATGTGGACCACACAGATTCCGCTATCGGTATTTATTATCAGGGCGTTGATGCGTCCTTCGCGGAGAGGGCGCGCTATTTGCTGCTTGGTCAGCTTTTGCGTGAGGCGTTCTACACTGAACTGCGTACCGAACAGCAAATGGGTTATGCGGTAAATGCCTCTTCGGCATTCTTCGGGGGTCGCCCTGAGGTGCCGGGGCTTGTGTTTATGATTCAGTCGCCAAAAGCCGGCCCACAAGAGTTAGCGCGCAGAATCGATGACTTTGTGCAGGGCTATAGCGCCACGCTGCGGGCGATGGACGACAAAGCGTTTGACCAATATAAAACGGCGCTTTTAAACGGCCTGCGGCGTAACGATACTGTTCTCATGCAGCGTGCTAACCGATATTGGAACGATATGGTTTCGGGTATTTATACCTTCGACAGTCGCGAGCAGCTTGCGGCCAACCTGGAGAAGCTGAGCCGCGAGGATATTGTGGCGCTGTACGAGCAGCAGGTGGTCAATGCCGATCGCCGGTTGGTTGCGCGCAGCTTTGGTACTGATCACCGGGGTGATGCCTACGCGTTATCGCTTAAAGATGATTCCATCTGCCGCGAACTGCCCTGTTTTACCACGCAAGTATTTTGA